GGAGCTTGAGCAGCAGGAGCGGGGCCACGCCGCGTGAGCGAGCATGAACCTCTCCACCCCCTCGATGTCACGTTTCTGCTGCACGCCGCCGAGCTGCTCGACGGTGATCCGCAGGTCGACGACTACGGGCCGCTGTACGCGGCCGTCGCCCGGGTCAACGCCCGGGCGATGGAGCGGCACATCTACGGATCGCTGTACCTCAAGGCCGCCGCCCTGCTGCACACCCTGGTGAAGCTG
The window above is part of the Streptomyces sp. NBC_00425 genome. Proteins encoded here:
- a CDS encoding fic family toxin-antitoxin system, toxin component, whose amino-acid sequence is MSEHEPLHPLDVTFLLHAAELLDGDPQVDDYGPLYAAVARVNARAMERHIYGSLYLKAAALLHTLVKLPCLEHSNEAFAWHATEAYMALNAHALDYPPKAAVALVRDTAVGALGVARIARQLRDWTAA